In Dioscorea cayenensis subsp. rotundata cultivar TDr96_F1 chromosome 9, TDr96_F1_v2_PseudoChromosome.rev07_lg8_w22 25.fasta, whole genome shotgun sequence, a genomic segment contains:
- the LOC120268331 gene encoding calcium uniporter protein 6, mitochondrial-like, producing MWRSSSSRFLFRSLAGAAGVRPAVGRCSRPLDRLSSSAPDAGGGGGGSGGEEPMSFAEAKKLMRLVNVEALKRRLGMEAEEVIGYSELLKACEGMGVVRSPEEAAAFARVLDEAGVVLLFRDKVYLHPDKVVDLVRRAMPLALTPENDPRREELKQLQKKKEEIDMLAHKQVRRILWSGLGIFVAQIGLFFRLTFWEFSWDVMEPVAFFATTGGLLVGYAYFLFTSRDPTYQDLMKRLFVSRQKKLHQKHNFDVERFMELQKHCKSPLDHTEQSVVHHRLIYFHPGILFSYLKKINYKIMRKKLL from the exons ATGTGGCGCTCATCGTCGTCGAGATTCCTCTTTAGATCCCTCGCCGGAGCGGCTGGAGTTAGGCCGGCAGTGGGGCGCTGCAGCCGCCCCCTTGATCGCCTGTCTTCGTCCGCCCCTGacgctggtggtggtggtggtggaagtGGAGGTGAAGAGCCCATGTCGTTTGCGGAGGCGAAGAAGCTCATGCGGTTGGTGAACGTGGAGGCGCTGAAAAGGAGGTTGGGGATGGAGGCTGAGGAGGTCATTGGGTATTCCGAGCTTCTTAAGGCTTGTGAGGGAATGGGGGTTGTTAGGTCGCCTGAAGAAGCTGCTGCTTTTGCTCGTGTGTTGGATGAGGCTGGTGTTGTGCTCTTGTTTCGGGATAAGGTGTATCTTCATCCTGATAAG gttGTTGATCTTGTGAGAAGAGCCATGCCACTTGCATTGACACCGGAGAATGATCCAAGAAGAGAAGAGCTGAAACAGcttcaaaagaaaaaggaagagattGACATGCTCGCCCACAAACAAGTTCGTCGCATTCTCTGGTCAGGACTTGGAATCTTTGTCGCCCAAATCGGTCTTTTCTTTCGTCTAACCTTCTGGGAGTTCTCCTGGGATGTCATGGAGCCCGTAGCATTCTTCGCCACAACAGGCGGCCTTCTTGTTGGTTATGCTTACTTCCTTTTCACATCGAGGGATCCGACATATCAGGACTTGATGAAGAGGCTCTTCGTGTCGAGGCAAAAGAAGTTACATCAGAAACATAATTTCGATGTAGAGAGGTTCATGGAACTGCAGAAACACTGCAAAAGCCCTCTAGACCACACAGAACAATCTGTTGTTCATCACAG GCTTATTTACTTCCATCCTGGCatacttttttcttatttgaagaagatcaattataaaattatgcgAAAAAAATTGTTGTAG